From a region of the Corvus cornix cornix isolate S_Up_H32 chromosome 2, ASM73873v5, whole genome shotgun sequence genome:
- the LOC109144481 gene encoding uncharacterized protein LOC109144481, producing MGSKLPNENKQPLSEKRHFKSFQTSSVPPRTKMGQKGVATSPVGKKELDRQTKEIAVFHEYKFLKHQHVLCSEGISNLQECLQEPLRRLEEKNKKLIKEKASILEGRELVIQQEKILKDMQIKINHLQKHLKHPELIGSKNSKELQVPVEALGAGSSHEREKVCNCPRCPTQKIAVVKRTQKSSYLKKFCFSLGNSMWLFVRYLLYCGCLYLTFLLVYKHLPDPTWAYQLDTPDSICHQSWTH from the exons ATGGGTTCCAAACTTCCCAATGAAAACAAGCAGCCTCTCAGTGAAAAGCGACATTTCAAAAG TTTTCAGACATCATCTGTGCCCCCAAGGACCAAGATGGGACAGAAAGGTGTTGCTACTTCTCCAGTGGGCAAGAAAGAATTGGATAGGCAGACAAAGGAG ATTGCTGTATTCCACGAATATAAATTTCTCAAGCATCAACATGTTCTGTGTTCAGAGGGCATAAGTAATTTGCAG GAGTGTTTGCAGGAGCCATTGAGAAGgttggaagaaaagaataagaaaCTTATAAAG gAAAAAGCCAGCATATTGGAAGGAAGAGAATTAGTCatacaacaggaaaaaatcttAAAG GACatgcagataaaaataaaccacttgCAAAAGCATCTCAAGCACCCTGAACTAATTGGGTC AAAAAACTCAAAGGAATTGCAGGTTCCGGTAGAAGCCTTGGGAGCAGGAAGCAG CCATGAAAGAGAGAAGGTCTGCAACTGCCCCAGGTGTCCCACCCAGAAGATAGCTGTGGTGAAACGG aCCCAGAAATCCAGCTAtctaaaaaaattctgcttctctcttgG GAACTCTATGTGGCTCTTTGTCAGGTACTTACTGTACTGCGGCTGCCTGTACTTAACATTTCTCTTGGTTTATAAACACCTACCTGATCCTACCTGGGCATACCAGCTGGATACACCAGACAGTATCTGCCATCAGTCATGGACACACTAA